TCTAGGCCAAAATTTAATCTATTCTTgcttaatttgatttgattaagCTGTTCTGTAATGTTTTGGTGCAGATATATcttatttttgagaaatttcGAATCTTCAGAAGAATTTCGGACTCTTGAATCatttttctagggttttcttttttaaaaagagaaaGTTACTTTTACCTTGCGCGAGTTGATTTGACTAAGGGATCGTGTAATGGTTTGGtgtagatattttttatttttgagaaattgGGCATCTTCAGAACCACTACTTTCTCATGCAATGTCCTTATAGGGTTTTAGACTAAAAGTTGCTCTACCATTTGAGTATGTTTGATTTTAAATGAAATTGCTCTATCATTTGATATGGTTTTCGAATCTTGGTTAGTTTGATTTAATTAAGCTATCGTGTAATCTTGTCGGTGAGAAATCTAGCATCTTTAGAATCATTTCCTTCTCTTTCAACTTCCTTCTATGATTTTAGACCACAAATAAGTACTCTGCTTCAACCAGATTTTCTGATCTTTCATTATATGGTTTTGTGCAATTTGATCTAATAGAATGGTCGTATGATACTTTTAGTTTAGACATTTCTTCTTTCTAAGAAATCTTACACGTTTAGAACCATTTCGTTTTCTTCCAACCTTATTCTAGAGTTTTGTCTCAAAAGTTACTATATTGTAAGCAGATTTTCTAATTTTGCGTCATATGGTGTATAATCTCATGCAATTGGATTTAATTAGGTGGTATTGTAATATATGGTTGTGCATATCTCTTAGCTCCGAGTGATCTTGCATCTTAAGAAGCAATTTCCCACTTTCTATTGTTCTTCCAGGGTTTTTGCGCACAAGGTACTCAAATttgatcagatttttttttttttttaatctaccCAACTTTGTTGCTTCTTGATTCTAGATGGATTGGCAAGGGCAGAAGCGTGCGGAGATCTTGATGCAGATCTTACTCCTAGTCTCCGGCATCGCCGCCTTTGCAATCGGCTACATAATGGGATCCTTTCAGATGATGCTGCTCATCTATGCTGGTGGGGTTGTCCTCACCGCACTGGTGACTGTTCCCAATTGGCCGTTCTTTAATCGCCATCCTCTGAAATGGCTGGAGCCTAGCGAAGCCGATCGCCACCCAAAGCCTCAGGTGAGTACTACTGCAGGACCGAAGAAGAAGGCGTCCAAGAACAAGTAGCAAAGTATGTTCTTGAACTGCTATTATCATGatctttctagggtttctatttTGCTGATCAGAGATGTCTCTGATAGTGGAATGTTGGGGTTCTTGTTGTTTATTTTAAGTACTTTTACAGTGATTAGAATGACAATTTTGCCAATGGATTATGGAATTTGATATTCTAACTCAATGAAACTCCTAAAGTAGTTTTCATTCTCTTATTTCATATGTGGTGGTTTATTCAAGTTTACATTGCTAGAAAAGTTGGTAATCCGTAATCATAAGTGAGCTATCATATTACTGTGTGGTTATGTCGTTACTGCTTAGACATTTCTTAAACTAATTGATAGTTTGTGTACCGTAGTATCACTTGTGAAAAGCTTCTTTTCATTAAGTTGGAAATGCCCGCCTAAGGTGGGAAGTACTTGGGTGAATGTGTCTAAGAAAATAGTAAGTGTAAGATTAAAAATTGACAAGAGGTTTGTTACAGTAGTTCAGAATATGCGATTAGTCTTAGTTGACCTTTACTTGTAACAGATGAATAGATTGGGGAAATCTACTTTACACCTTGTGTTGTTCTGCAGGTCCTCGTGTCATGTAAAGTTGAGAAAATGCCATTTTATGTGTCTTACGGATTTGTTGGGCAGGATAATATTCCAGTTCATATTTCCCCATCTAAATTTCAGTTTTGAATGAAAGGTTTCTATTCTTCATTTGGTTTAGTAAGAAAAGTATTAATAAAAGATAATCTAGTTTGTGCCTCTTGTCTACTGTTGGACCCTTTGTCCTAGAAATTTTGTTTATCATGTTTAGGAATCTCTAGGGTTTAATGGCATGAATAATCGCTATCTAAAGTTTCTACTCAATGTTTCAATTTTGAATGGGGCTATTTTGCAATCTCTTTGATTTATTCATTATACGTACAGATTAACTGCATGCTAAATTGTGACTTTGGCCAAAAACAGTAGTAGTCTTGCGGTCTGCATTTCGATATAAGTTTCAGGGCAACGACAGAATAGAGTTTATTTGTTAATTTCAAGTATCTGTTACTATCTTGTAATGAATATCGACAATCGCTTATACCAAAAAGTGAGATTATTTGACTGTTGTTTACAACGAAGCAGAGAACAGGAACAGTTCGATCAACAGCAATCAATTTTGTGAAGAAAAGTAACCTATATAACTGTTACTAATCTGATCCTTTTTTAGGTGCAGTAATGGGAAAAATACATGTGCTTACATTTCTGATTTCTATTTGGCTATTTCATAATCTTTCCCATGCATATTTGTCGAGATCTGTTCGATTTAATACCTTGATTTCCAGTCTTATGTTCTATGTGTTTTGTTCATCCCTCTCAACATCGTCATGTCCGATGCATTCATCTTGTTGGCCATATTGTTTCTTTATAGCTGAATGTTTAATACCATGTACTATTCAAGTTGGCTATAACTCTCAGGTTAAATGGAAATTTTCCTAGTAGAACATGTTTATTGgttattgaaatttgatattttttatgttaCTCATCTGGCACGCTTTCTTTGTCCTATGTTTGCCGAGGAAAGAGAAATGATATTTAACTAGTAATAGTGAGGTAATTTATGTCGTTTTAGTTGTTAGTTACAGTAATGTAATTTCAAGGATAAATTGtatgtttggtcctcaaactatgaggtagGTGACACTTtaggtcctcaaattttaatttattgtaatttctgaTTCGAACTTGCAGACTCGTTGCAATCAAGTCCaataatctaatttagttgactaaattttAACGTGTTGTTGATATAAAAGTGATGTGATATCTTAATTATTGATGCCTCATCGGTCACAACATGCTAGTACATTGCCTCTATATTAGcgataaataaatatttagtcaactaaattaagtTATGGTATTTAAATGCAACAATTTTGAAAGCTTGAATAAAATACCATAGCAGATTTTAATGTTTGAGTACCAAAATATCACCACCCTCATAGATTGAGGGCGAAATGTGCAATTCATCCTAATTTCAAGTACTACTTATCTTTCTGTTACCATCTTTCGCCGAATATTGTTTTCATCAGAACTCCTGAAatctcttattattttttcaaacttATTTCAAGTCATTTGGCTTTTAATGATGCCTCTCTTGAGCTATGCTACTGCTACATCGATAAATGAAGTATAAGAAATGGGATTATTCTAGTATATTCTTCACCCTTGTGATGACATTATTATTCAGCAATTCAATtcgtcctctttttttttgattagttttaaaaatgggaaaacttcaaataccctccttGTGGTTCCactttttcttactttagtaccatgtggtttaaagtgtatcaagttagtacagtgtggtttttcactttagtagcttgtggtttaaagtgtatcaagttagtaacatgtagtttcgcactttcttactttagtatcctgtggtttcgcattttttcactttagtttcctgtggtttaaaaactacagggtattaacttgatacaaaaataaaatcacatggtattaatttgatacaaaaataaaaccacagagtactaatttaatacactttaaaccacagggtactaaaatgaaaaagtacgaaatcacagggaggggttttttgaagttttccctttaaaaaTTGGACTGCATTCTGATAGGTAAAGCCTCTTCTTCAAGTCGACTTTGTTTTCTGCGCAGATCTGTTTTGTGATGCCTCAGTATGTAACTTATCTTATTCtttcagttttcttttttaatttctgtTCAGACATAATGTCATTCTTTTTTTAGTTAACAatagagcttctctctctctctctctctctctctttctctctctctctctctgtctgggTGTTAATGGACTAAAATATccctttaaaatttgatatttatcaCCCCTAATTCAGTTTAaataatgtataataatatCAAACTTATTATAACAATATTGTGGTAAATTTGTATGGCCATATGTGAGCTATTCCTTTTTAGCGATTCCAAGAGAtagaaaccaaataaaaatgTCCCAACAGTTATAAAATTCCATTCCGCGGAAATAGTTTCTGCAAAAGAATTTAAATCCTGTGAAGAAATTTCTGAAGGGAATTGCTCTCATTATTATCTGTTTTTGTTATATACATGATAGGGAAAAGGCCAtaagagcagcagcagcaatttCCCTTTTCCTACACCAAATCTTTCTTCACTATTCAGCATCCGCCGATGATGAATTTACAATACCGCGCGGATTCAGGGCAAACTACTACTTACAGTGCTCGGATAACATCATCCTCCTTCGGTAACCCTAAAATCTGGGCTCTTAGTTAGATCACTGTCCAATAAGGCTGGCAGGTCTCTGCCTCTCACCTCGTGAGCTCTTCGACGTCTGACCAGTAGTCGAGGTCGTCGAGGTCGTCGAGGCCGTCGAGCTCGTCGAGGTCGTTGAGTATGGATTGGTTGAGCCTCTTCCGCGATACCCTTCTATGCTTCTTCGGCTCGAGCCGTGGTTCCGCTTGTTTCACTCCCATGCCGCCCATCTTGTACCTGGAATATAAAAAGATCTAAGAAGTGGTTTCTCAATAGCTTCAGGGTAccattattatttgtttttcaaaaacaaaagtaaaaattcATGAAACTTACCTCAGCTATCACCTATTAGGATTTAACTACCTaaacctttaaaaatttaatttaactaccTAAACCTTTTGAATGCATTGTTTATTTTCActaatttagttagtatattttatacaatttgtgTAACTATAAACTCATTAAAGTAAGcgattagcttaaattttgtatccgaaaaatgatcaaatcacttaaatcaaacaaattgaaagattgggtaGAATCAAAATGCtctatagttcaggtaagttttatacatttttatccaaaaagaaGGGGTTAGAATCAATGTTTTCCACTATAAAAAGATGAACTTTAAGTCATTAACAACATTTCTGAGGCATGAAGAAACGCACGTAAAACATGGTAATCTGATAACCATGTTCATGAgcatatatgcatgcattatcATGTAGTTGACTTTTGTTACACAAGAAGTTAGAAAAATGGCGAACCAAAATCACGAATCGAATCCAATTGAGCTTTGACAATTCTGTTATGTATTGTATATTCGCCAAAACTCAGAAACAAATGCAGTGATCTACATGCTCCAAGTTCTAGACAACATGAAACAATACAATAAAGATGGTATATGTTCCAATTATCACACAACAAATAATCTATTTAACAAGGGAgtccattaaatttttttttttctttcgagtTGCTGATTATTGTACTTAAATATTATGGCAAAAGAGGAGGGGAAAAGCCGTTTAAAGAGTTCGCTGGGGGAATCTtctagaaaaggaaaaattatcGTAGATTGATATGAGAATTTAGCAAAGTCGTTGGTAACTAAGAGAAATAACAAACTATTGGAGAGAAAACTGCTATGGAAACATACCTCACATCACCTTCTCTCTTTGTTCCTACCGTCCGCAGCTGGAACTCCTCTCTAATTTTGATCTCATCAAGCAGCTGCAGATAGTACGGATACCTTTCCCAATCCGCCTTCACGACACACCCGGGCTCGCCAAGGTGTAGGCAGTCGTTGAACGAGCATTTCAACGGCTCGCTAACTTTGAGCATCCGCCTGATctgagaaaaacaaaaaaaaagcgaTGCTTGTTCAATATGCTTAGTTAAAAAAGTATCCAGTTTGTGGGAGCAACTTGAATAAGTTCTTTAAAGAGTGGGGATTTCTACGTGCAAGGTAATTATGTAACACAATAAGCTttcgaaagagagagatgaaaaatcAAATTGTGCAGGGAGAGATATGCAGATATGTAAGTTCGGGGtagtatataactatatatgtaaaaaatctAACTTAAAACAAAGTATTCAACTCTTTTCATGTGCAACAGTCTGAGGCTCTGAATAATACCTCTGGAAAAGTTTCTGCAAGAGTTCTCTTTGTGACTTTCATCAAACTAGGCTGGTTGAATCCGGGAGTATCGGCAAGAAAACCTCCGCCAGACAGCGGGAGTAAGGAAACGTGCCGAGTTGTGTGTTTTCCTCTGCCGCTTCTTTTAGAAACATCGCCTACCCGTTGTTCTCCAAACCACTTACTATTCTGGGAAATTCACAGAAATAAGAAAATTAGGGCAGGAAATAAAAACAGCAGCTTCTCATCTGGATAGGAAAGTTCATCATTGGATTCCGTGCAAAGTAGAACAAAGTAATTTTCCTTAGGTCGCAATATAACAAAGTGCAATATAACAAAGTAATCAGGCCCCATTAGCAAAAGacatgaaattttataatactgGCGGTATGGCAAAAATTAgtaatcattattattattactaccaGAATATGCAGAAATAGAAAGAGTtattattataacaaaaaaaacaaaatgcatATAGAGGCTTCTGTAGAATGTTCAAGCAACAGAAATTGCAAGAggtaaatattttgaaaaaactaaAAGCGAGGATGCGAGTAATACATACTAGCTCAAGCAGTTTATTTATTTCATCTTCTGTGGAGATGCTTTGCGTTCCTCTCAGAGAATTGATAAGGCTCGACTTTCCGACCCCGCTTGGACCAACAATAACAGTAGTTTGTCCTTTCAAGATGTCTTCCAGAGCAGCTAATCCGGATTTTTTATCGACACTGCAAAATAATGGGTTGTAGCCCCAGTTATGAAGCCTCTCATCCCAAGCAGTCAGTGTCTGtagtcaaaaagaaaaaaaaaacaaaaaatgctgtttaatattgtataatttaGAAAGGCAAAAACCAATTCAAGAAGCATGACCATTCGCATGACGAGAATACCTATCTATCTTGCAAAAAGTGTTTCCCTTTATTTCTAGTTAGAGGTGTGGCCTGTAGTGATAAATTCGGATCCAATCCTGTAGTGATAGAAGCCTCATTTATATGGCTACTCATTTAGAGCTTAGAAGAGTACAATGATTGATTGGAATAAAGTGAAAACGGCGACCGCTTATCGACCTACATCTAGATACAAAATCGTTTTACTCAAAGAGCCAAGTTAATGGTGGAATTCGTAGAGTAAAATATGAGATTAGTGGAAAAGAATAATAACTACAATTACCCTTTCTGTTCCATCTTTTTCTGCTTGTTCTCCCTTTGAATCAAACTTTTTCTTGCCATAATGTCTAGCTCCCAGTATTATTAATGATACAGTTTGGATCCTAGATGTAAAGAAAAATTACGATTACCCTTTGCGCCACAAAAACATTTTGGCAAGCCATTGGCAATGGACTAGCGATAGAAGAAGGGAAAATCTGATATATAGTGTTCTCATTGTTTCATTTTGTTTCATCTTGCAGTGAACAAACGGAAATGTGTTACGACGCAGTGGGAGCATATTTCACGCTCAAATATCTTTCCGATGAGCAGCATCAGTACTCAGGGTTATCTCGCGATGTATAAACTACAACTTAATTGAATTTTTCAAAGGTCAGCTGTTCATTAATGAAATAGACTTGCACCATGATTCGCGCAGTATAATGCAGTCTCTAGGGTTCTTCTTCGAACCAGGCCTGTTCATTTTGCTTCTCTTGATTCCTCTCTAGTGTTTATATTTTCCCCACATTTTGAGAGCAATTACTCTCTTACGGGTTTAAATCCAATATCGCACAATCATTTCAACATAATTATTAATTCTACAGGGCATAATATGGATTCGAGTAAAATTGTTCATAAATTGTTCATCTAACATGCCGTAAACTACTTTCATTCATTCGAAGAAGAGCACACTTTTCCATTTCTCATCAATCTACCATTTAAGGAAACAAGAAATTAATAGTAGCGAATCCAAACCTCTTTGCCGACGAGTTCAACCTTGTTGAGCGCCAGCGTGAACGGAATCCCGGTCGATTCGGCCTCGACCAAGAACCGCGTGAGCATGAACGGCTCCGGCCGGGGCTGATCCATCGAGAACAGCACCACGAGATGGTCCACATTGGCGAGAGGAGGGTCGATGACCTCCGAGGTCCTCTCGAACACGTCCTCGATCATCCCCCTCCGATCCGCCCAATCGATCGAACCCACGATCACCTTATCCCCAACCAAAACCctcctcttgatcttcttcaAAAGAGCCCTAACGACGCACAAGAGGTCGGTGCCGACCCTGGGGTCGCCGCCGAACAAGCTAGGGCTTTCGGGGTGGCCCCCGGCGGATTCGACGATGACGCGCATGAAGTTGGcctgggcggcggcgacgaggcCTATGGCCTGGTTGGGGAGGAGGCCGCGGCGGCGATCGTCGGCGTCGAGGGAGGGGGAGGTCGAggggtggtggtggaggtggtggtggtgctccTTAATGGCGTCCTTTGCCTTGAGGAGGTTCTTATCGGGGGGCGGCTTCCGCGGGGCCGCGGCGGCGCCCTCCCTgggagaggcggaggcggcggcggcggcggagaaggaggaggaggaggaggaggagcggcggcggaggaggagcgccGCCGCAGCAATcgtcggcggcgccggcgccgggcggaggcggaggagggtgaAGGAGGAGGAAAGGGGaggcatgagagagagagagagagagagagagagagagagcgagcgagcTAGGGTTTTGTCGAGCTCTacggttagggtttgggtttcagtgtgggggaagagagagaaagagagagagagaagctgtGAGTAATGGCGATTGCTGGGGCTTCATCGGCTATAGAAGCTTCTCGAACGAGGAAAATAAGTTCATCCACCAGGTGCATAAATGCAAACCGTGCACCGCATCTATCGACCGTCCATTTCATCACTTATTTTAGATCTGACCGTAGAATTTTCAAACTAGAAAAGATGAGATGGGCGATTGATACGCACCTTGTGTACCCAAGTTTCTCTCCCGTCGCAGTGGTTGAGATGACACCCAGTGTGGCATGCGGACCGTTGGATCCACCGTCGGAGGCCCACTTTTGAGCAATCATCGCCGTTGAATGATGGACGGCTTGGATTCGATGGTAGGTACACGTGTCCTAAGGAATGGAGAGATGATGACCCATTTCCCGACCAATCCCCTTCGTTATCCACGGGGGGTTTTTTTGAAAATAGCCccctgataattttttttttttaaattggccctgtgtaaaaattatttgcaaaaatgaccctggccccgccccgtcagcgccacgtcagcgccacgcgggcggggctgggccaagtgtttatattgaacacggtgaaccattcaccgtgttcaatacaaaatttttgtattggacacggtgaatgattcaccatgtccaatacaaaatgactaagtgggatatatttgtattggacacggtgaatcattcaccgtgtccaatacaaataattggacacggtgaatgattcaccgtgtccaatacaaacacccacaacttagccatttttggctaagtcggatgtatttgtattggatacggtgaaccattcaccgtgtccaatacaaaaatcttgtattgaacacggtgaatggttcaccgtgttcaacttatacaattggcccagccccgcccgcgtggcgctgacgtggcgctgacggggcggggccagagccatttttgcaaataatttttacacaggactattttcgaaaataaaattttttatggggctatttgcaaaaaaggCCCTTATCCAAATCGACTGGTGCCTCCACGTTGCTTTCTAAACTCATTCTTTACGAATTTTACAGCAGCAATAGTACTACTGTACACTTAATTATAGGAAacagtgtttatatatatatgcataccCAAAGAGATGTctgatcgttggcgctaaccattaatttcaaaaattcgaactGTTAGAAAATATACAACCAATTCAtctaaagcgtacagatacagtgtTTACAGGCCTCGATTGTAACTCGGCCCGACCAACTTCacgtcacttcgaacatgactcggttcAACCAGTCTCACgctatttcgaatatgactcgaccCAATATGGCCTTCTGCCACATAGCAGAATACTGGTCTATTTTAAGCCAAcaagagagagtagggctactatacttttatgaatataaacatctttatatttataaattttcagccaTTGGATGTAGGGATGTACGATTAATATGATAGTGGTTttcgattaggatgatagtgatcccctatgATTGAGTGGGTAGCTGGTTGAATAGTACAATCTAATGAATGAAAAATGGTCAAcgggataaatctaacggtcgaaaacttatgaatacaaagaAAACTATACTCatgaaaatatagtagccgaactctctctctctctctctctatatatatatatttctatttaacaagtatcttttaatttaataaattatttggcaATATAGAGAACGGGGAAAAAGAAAGTTTAGTAATatctattagaaaaaaaatacaagatagaacaataaaaataaggaaaaacttcaaaaacccccctagtggtttcaatttttttcactttaataccctgtggtttaaaatgtatcaagttaataccccgtggtttctcactttatcacttaagtaccctgtggtttaaagtgtatcaagttagtaccctgtggttttgcactttatcactttagtaccatgtggttttaattttgtatcaagttaataccctatagttttttaaatcacaaggtactaaagtgataaagtgttaaaccacagggtactaaagtgataaagtgtgaaaccacagggtactaaagtgataaaatgcaaaaccacagggtactagcttgatacattttaaaccacagggtactaaagtgataaagtgagaaaccacagggtactaacttgatacacttcaaaccacagggtactaaaatgaaaaagtgtgaaaccacagggggggtttttgaagttttccctaaaaataaatctaaaatatagtATACTATAATACAATGATGtcctaaaaatataatttatacaatatagcgaataaaaataaaataaagtatagtTAAAcccttttttgtcaaaatttattcaattattttatttattatttagatactaaaaagtttttaaaagagaaaattaaaatattataaaattatgtgcaAGATATGGGATCAAAACAGTTTTATAATCGGTaacttcgatttgaaaagagGGGTCCAGTGAACTATTTAGTAAAATTAAGGAGtctaattattagattaaaaatttagatcgcATGTTTGTAAAAGAGTTAAAAGTTTACATAGTCTTTAAATATTACAGTCCCCTCAGTTTACATTATTACCACATGATGGATATCTCaaattaaaggagaaaaaattaaactcttagctatcaataatataagaaaatttttataccaaataagttattattgacTATCTCCCTTAAAATATGAATGTTGGATAAATCACATGACTTATTAAACTGTCTCAACGAGATCTCATAAATAAACTCATAAATATGAAaatgcgtgaaatttgatttctatgtagtttaaatagtttagatcatatttaacggagccgatcgtcaatttggaagctttatcataaaaaacaaatcggtagtaaaacggctcgtttactcccgatagtattctagctcaactctatatatatatatatatatatatatatatataNNNNNNNNNNNNNNNNNNNNNNNNNNNNNNNNNNNNNNNNNNNNNNNNNNNNNNNNNNNNNNNNNNNNNNNNNNNNNNNNNNNNNNNNNNNNNNNNNNNNNNNNNNNNNNNNNNNNNNNNNNNNNNNNNNNNNNNNNNNNNNNNNNNNNNNNNNNNNNNNNNNNNNNNNNNNNNNNNNNNNNNNNNNNNNNNNNNNNNNNNNNNNNNNNNNNNNNNNNNNNNNNNNNNNNNNNNNNNNNNNNNNNNNNNNNNNNNNNNNNNNNNNNNNNNNNNNNNNNNNNNNNNNNNNNNNNNNNNNNNNNNNNNNNNNNNNNNNNNNNNNNNNNNNNNNNNNNNNNNNNNNNNNNNNNNNNNNNNNNNNNNNNNNNNNNNNNNNNNNNNNNNNNNNNNNNNNNNNNNNNNNNNNNNNNNNNNNNNNNNNNNNNNNNNNNNNNNNNNNNNNNNNNNNNNNNNNNNNNNNNNNNNNNNNNNNNNNNNNNNNNNNNNNNNNNNNNNNNNNNNNNNNNNNNNNNNNNNNNNNNNNNNNNNNNNNNNNNNNNNNNNNNNNNNNNNNNNNNNNNNNNNNNNNNNNNNNNNNNNNNNNNNNNNNNNNNNNNNNNNNNNNNNNNNN
This DNA window, taken from Ananas comosus cultivar F153 linkage group 21, ASM154086v1, whole genome shotgun sequence, encodes the following:
- the LOC109726116 gene encoding probable signal peptidase complex subunit 1, with product MDWQGQKRAEILMQILLLVSGIAAFAIGYIMGSFQMMLLIYAGGVVLTALVTVPNWPFFNRHPLKWLEPSEADRHPKPQVSTTAGPKKKASKNK
- the LOC109726827 gene encoding uncharacterized protein LOC109726827 produces the protein MPPLSSSFTLLRLRPAPAPPTIAAAALLLRRRSSSSSSSFSAAAAASASPREGAAAAPRKPPPDKNLLKAKDAIKEHHHHLHHHPSTSPSLDADDRRRGLLPNQAIGLVAAAQANFMRVIVESAGGHPESPSLFGGDPRVGTDLLCVVRALLKKIKRRVLVGDKVIVGSIDWADRRGMIEDVFERTSEVIDPPLANVDHLVVLFSMDQPRPEPFMLTRFLVEAESTGIPFTLALNKVELVGKETLTAWDERLHNWGYNPLFCSVDKKSGLAALEDILKGQTTVIVGPSGVGKSSLINSLRGTQSISTEDEINKLLELNSKWFGEQRVGDVSKRSGRGKHTTRHVSLLPLSGGGFLADTPGFNQPSLMKVTKRTLAETFPEIRRMLKVSEPLKCSFNDCLHLGEPGCVVKADWERYPYYLQLLDEIKIREEFQLRTVGTKREGDVRYKMGGMGVKQAEPRLEPKKHRRVSRKRLNQSILNDLDELDGLDDLDDLDYWSDVEELTR